DNA from Tachypleus tridentatus isolate NWPU-2018 chromosome 8, ASM421037v1, whole genome shotgun sequence:
TGGTGCAAAGTTGTTAATTAAACCCTTCATTATatcaaacatattataataatattatatattagctGTTGCATTTCATTTTCGAAAATTGAAATATGTCCTGTTCAAACCGATACACACCTTATTTTAGCAACTCTCTCATTTTCTAGCCTGTTCTGTTCCATGAGGAAGGAATGCTCAGATACTTcctctttcatttttttcagcaACAGCAGTACTAAGTCTAGTTGTTTTCTCATATTCACTCTGGAAAAAGTGCCTAAAATgatattcataatttaaaatgaatataaaacatacattatataAAACCACAATATATTTAGTCATAAAAAATctatttctatacattttatgaGTGCTACTTCACACTGTTTCCAAACACATTCTAGAATTCATAATTTTGCAAAATAACCATATTCATATATACAATAGGTTGACATAAAAATGAACGTACACTTATTTCCACAAGGTTTAGCACTCAAACAAGTACTGAGAGATCTTTCTCCCATGTAAAAATATCTCTATTGTAGGATCAAAAATTAATACACATCACACAAAATGACTATCAGTGGTGAgcatttttttttgaaaaagaaGGGTCAATGTATTTTTTTTGCAAAACTATAACAAGTACTTGTGAAAGAACAATGTTTTAGAAAATGGAATCATTACAAACTCTGTCAAAAGCAGAAATATCTAAACAAACTCATTTAATTCAACTTATTTTCCTCATATAAACAACTTAAATTCATCTAAGATTGCAGTCTATAGCTTCAGGTGTAGAAATAATTatcttatgaaataaaattattcaaaattaaataaagagcatctttacaggttaaaataatttacaggtaaccaaatatgtattatatgtatCTTTTAATATGCTGCACTTTCAGTTTTTTAGAACTGCAAttttacaagataaaaaaaaatcaacataaaactTAGATTACAGTTGTGTTttgggtttcagttttgttgGTCAAACAGgacattacaaattaaaatggGACATGAATAAAAAActggctgaaaatataaaacttaacaaaaaatatttctttaaatatattaatgttaagtaaaatGTTATGATGTAAGTAAGGCCTTTAACAGATGATATAAGAAGACTAATCTCTGATGATTATGAGAAAAATTATGCTTAAGATTACTTAGTATATTAATCAAGTAAACAGAaaatggcttttaattataataaatatgacatAATGCATATTGATTATCATAATTTCAAATGTCAGTGCAGGACACAGAAATCTATCTGGATTAGGTAGAGAATAAAGGTCGGGTACAAAAAGTAGTAACATCGTCAAAAATGTAGAATATCCCTCGAGTCTCCAAAGTTTTAGGGAGTAAATATtgatcaaaataaatgaaaacataagtaGAATGGTACATagtgtattaaatattaatggCAAACATTTCAGGCCACCAATGCCCACAGGCTAACAAGTGTAGGATATGtcttaaaagataaatgaaacaaGAAATGTCAGGACAAATATTCAAAGAAAGGTAGAGTAagtcagttaaaaaaacaaagatattccAACCTGGAAGGACCACTTGACAAGGAAGTTCATAAATCAAGAAGGAACACAACAAAAGGGGAGAGGGACAAGAGAGGTAAACACTGAGAAAAATGGAAGATGTGAGGTAATGCTGCTAATAATCAGCTATAGATGAGACAGGAATCCCATGATCAATCAGCAAAGTAAGAATATCTGTAATAAGAAGAACAGTGAGCTGGAAAGAGAAAAAAACCTGACTTGAAAACTAACAGCAGATGTTCCACTTATGACAATAAGGCTCCATAGAGGAAGAGTGAATAGATTGTGATAAAAAAGGAAGCAACATGCCTATATAATCCAAATATCCTTACCAGAGACCTGATAAATGTCAGGCACGAAGACAGAGGGTAAGAATGACAGAATAAAAGGCCAGGGATCAAGGTTGATGTAGAAGGGATGAAATGAGAGGAAGAGACAATGGATGGTCTATTTGGAGCTGAAGGAAACTAAGACTGTGTCAATCAGTAAAAAGCACCCAGATGAACCTGACAGAGTGACACTGAATATCAAACTCATTCAGGCAAGAAGTAAAATGGAAAGATAAAAAAAGATATTGGTTGTTATAAAATTGCCTGAAAAGATCAATAGCTAGGGTGAGAATCTGGAGATAAAAAAAGGTAACTTATTATTAAGGAAAGTAGCAAATGCATCCATATGAGGAGTACCCAACTGAATGCATAGCAACTGAAAAACTTTAAGGTTGAGAGAGATCTCCATGGAATAAACTTTCTCTGGTCTAGAAAGGCAATCCATCATGAGGTTGAAAGCACCCAGAACTTGACATACAAGGAAACATTACCCCAGGATGTGAGCCCAAAAGAGAGGACCCCAGTTTCAACCTTAGAGGTAATAAGTGCCCTTTAATGACTGATATAAGTTACCACCGCAAAATTGTCTGAATGAAATATGACAAGTTGAATCCATATACTAGATAAAGAAAATAATCGAAAGCATGCTGTACTGCTAAAGGCTCCAAGATTTTGATATGGAAAGACCTCTTGGACAGATACCATTGTCCAGAAACCTCCTGCTGATTGACTCTTACCAAACTACCTGTGAATACAAGCACATCGGATAAAGTGGAAGAAGCAGTACACCCAATGACATGTAGGTCTTGTTCAACCACCAGTGCAAATCATCTAAAAGGGAAGAAGGAAGAATAGTGAGAGCATACAAGGGATCCTGAGCAAGATTCCTTTGGTCATGCAGAGTCAATTGAAGAGAATGCACAAGTGCTTAACACAAATGAATAAGTGCCTCCATAAAAGTAAATGTTCCCAAAAGTAATAGAACCTCACAAACAGAAAGAGAGAGAGCAGCAAGAACATGGAGGATTGAAATCTCCATCAAATAGAGTCAAAGTGTAAAAGGTTGGCCATGACTGAGGTGGTTGTTGAAAAACACACCCAAATGTATAAAGTATTGAGTAGGTAACAGGAAATACTTCTCCAACATGATAATTCAACTCAACTGAGTTCCATCTATTTGAAGCATATTAGTGTTCTGAAGACTGCAGTTTGGAATGAGCTAACAGAAGAGAGTTGTTCATGTTCAGTTACCATaaccagttttgtttgttgttatacacaaaaagctacctgtgctctgtccagcacaggtatcaaaaccttgtttctagcagcacaagtccacagatataccattGTGCTACTGGCAAGCAATCAGCTTTGTATTGAATGAAACTTATCACTGGCAATAGATATGGTGAACATAGTGTgtttggaatactattattataataatacaccaTTCTAATTCTTCAAAATCCCTAGGAGACTAGATAAAAAATGCagagtttaaaaacatatatatacaacaaacttAAATACTAACATCCTACAACAAATCTAATCAGATATAAACATGCCTCACCAGTTTCaaaaatatgttcaaactatAACATCGTACAGATTGTTTTGGCAAAGTTGAAGCTTGCTCACATTATACAAATGatagaacttttaaaatttaatttgaattacttttacaaataaatccaagcttctaaattaaaataatcaccACGTATTAAAAGCTGTTAAAAATTTTGGTTCACCTCAAAGCTCTGAAATACGTCctataaatatcatttaaacGTTTCAGTTCTTCCTGTTCTTTGAGTGGAATTACAGGTTTTGGTGAGATGCGAAAGTATTTGCTTGGAGCAGGGGGTTCCCAAATCTTCTTCCTTGCAGGTATAGGACGTTTCTTATAACGAATAAATTGAacctaaaaatatagaaaaaagttACAAGAATAACCAAATACACATAGTATGTTACAAGGATTCATGTTCATGTCTTAAAAAAATAAGATTGTGGTACATAAAAAGCTAATAATATGAATGTGTGAAGTACATGTATCATCCTACTGAAAGTATTGTAGacacaatattatattacattttatcccaataaaaaaacacattccCCAACTTCAAAATAATCACACAGATGTTTATTATACGTGTATGTACACAACTAAAACTTATCTTTccataaataacaatatatcctTGTTCAGATATATACATTCAGAAATGTATCCTTTTCTGTTTTATCTATCACTGTACAATTAAACATCAAAAAACAATGTTACTACATAATTTGACTTTCCTAAAAACACCAAAACTCTGTGAAGGAAGTACAAACAGGCTTAatgtggtaattttatttttttcacaccaTATATACATATCCTCACCTGTACCTTTATCTGGTCAAGTGACAATGGTATTTTTGTTATTAGGTAATTCCTTTTGGGCAGTATATTCTTCACAATAGTGGAAGCAGCTTTATGGGAGTTGTAGCTGTAGAAcaaagacaaagaaacattttttgcAAAGTTCTTTAGGTTTTTGATACCACTTTTAGTACGATATCTATTCCAATCTAAGGACCTATTAACTACCCCAATGTGTTCCAGGATCATACATAAATACACATGGTAGCTGTAATGCCACTTACATTGGCAAAACTATATGCCAACTACAGCTGTACACATATAGGACTATCAAGCAAAACTGGTAAAAATTATCAAATCCACTAGACTCCACAATTCACCCACATAGTGAAAACACTAATCATCCCATCTTGATTACAAATTTCAAAGTCATCTCATCTGGATCATCCAATActgaacttttaattaaataaagtttatctgTTTTAAATGAACTcccaaatttaaattataacacaaCTTCACTGCAATCaagtctgttctgaatacttgtacaatattattacattatctaTTCTCTATTTATGTGATTGTCTCTTAGTTTATTTCATGCTTttatagaatgtttaaactttatatgtctGTACCTAATAACTTACCATGTTAAATATAGCTTGCTTAAGATGGAATATGTGGATTCCAAAACTTcaaagaattaaatgtttgtttctggaCATATACTTGTCAAATGTTAGTTTCCTGTTATTCATCATTAAACTTTGATTCCCATCAAATTAATCTATTGCTAGTGTTATTAACCAATGCCATAGTGATGATACTCTACAGCTATTTTGTTCACTCAAAAAAACTGACctcaaattacaaaaattatcaCTGGATGTCCAATTCTTATTAACTAGCAAACAACACGAAGTCGTTCCCAAATTCCTCTACTTTCAAACTACAAGCCGTTATCTACAGAAATTTCCTGTCTATTTCTCATTTGAATTTTGACTCAGTTCTTCTAGAAGAATGGATCAACTTCAATCAGCTGCTTAACCTGATTAACATTAATATCTGaaacacaaagaaaatattaaactgaataaatcaaTGTCACATAAGAATACCAACAGTATAAACCTAACAAAGtgatttttaactttaatgaTGTTGCACTCAGTCAAACTTGTAAAAATGCACTAGCTAAGAGCCTAAAGTTTTGTTTACCTCCCCCTAAAACTTAAATTCTCTCATTATTTGTTCCCCCTTTGAAagtctttataaaattttaaaatttcttttttttaacaggaATGATTCCAATAACCTAGAGAACACTGTAAAAACATGATTAAAAATGCTCCTTTGTTAAAGCATCAACGTGCTTCTAccattacaaaaaatatactgCCCTAAAGAAATTacctaataacaaaaatatcattgtCACCATACCTGATAAAGATGCAGGTGTGTTTTTACTTAATAAACTGAATGacattaataaaattcaaaatatatatccTCCTTTGTGATTAAAACCTAAAACCTCTCATACACCTATGTACATGCTCAACCAATTGAGCAAAAGGGCAAGTCCCCTAAAGCATCCTAGTAAGTCACTTTTTAAGAACTCAAACTACCATTAATATCCACGTGTAGCATCAGTAGAATTTTTGGTCTCATggtataaaaatatcaatatgtgAACTTATGTAATGTGCAGTGCAATTATAACATCTGATCGATCTTTGTCTAATGTGTAGTGTTGCACTAATTACATATtgaattatcataatttgaaataCCAGCATATAAATTGTAAGATGCTTTTTGGATAAACATAAGAAGTTCAAACTTTAGACAAAAATGTCTTCAAGAATATAAAAGTAGGTATtcatttttaagaataaaaaatattttaaactaaacattttcttccttgtggacattattttttcttgcaCAGATTCATTTGTAAAGATTATTCATTTTAGTAGCAGAATGTAGTTGAATAGGCTTTACCAGTAATAAATTGTTCCGATATATTATCTAATTAAAGAAGCATTACTTTATTGCATAATGTATCAGTATTTATATGAAAGTAACTAAATATTAGCTAATTctaacattaacaacagtagaCCTATTTGTTCTAAAATTTAATCACTAGGtctaaataaaatgtaatgtaagACTTAGCACTACTTCATTAGCTGAAAAATACTGGAATATTGTTTCCTTGTAGGGTGCACACTTCATATGAGCCCAAAAATGTTGGTAATTATAGTAACAAGTTATTCCATTCTCAAAGACATGTACACAAGAAAAACTACATGTATGGAAAGCAACTAGTTGGGTGccaatataataattttctttttacaccACTTCATCAACTTGTATTTGAACCTGAGACCTCTACCACACCAGGTGAATGTACTACCAACCAAGCTAAAGGATTAATTCACTAGCACTTGTAAGCATGGCATTTCTAAACAACTAACAAATCTACTGAAATTCTTCACAAATAAGGATACATATTAAGCTGGTAGCAATTTAGTAGTATGGATTGTTAGAAAGCTTCTTGTGTACAAGAGGTCTTCAGTTAAATTCCAAAGTAAGGAAATATACTGAAATTCTTCACAAATAAGGATACATATTAAGCTGGTAGCAATTTAGTAGTATGAATTGTTAGAAAGCTTCTTGTGTACATATTAAGCTGGTAGCAATTTAGTAGTATGGATTGTTAGAAAGCTTCTTGTGTACAAGAGGTCTTCAGTTAAATTCCAAAGTAAGGAAATATACTGAAATTCACAAATAAGGATACATATTAAGGGTCTTTAGTAGTATGGATTGTTAGAAAGCAGTTAAATTCCAAAGtaaggaaatatatatacatatctcatgaaaaatttataaagGTTTTTTGGTTTCTCATGTTTACCCATTTTGACAAATAGGCTATTTGTTGAAACACAGCTAAGATTGCTAGGATTTAAAGGTTCTATgagcataaataattttatacaggACAAAAAATACTGCATGATTGTTTCAACttcaaaacattgaaatatatttttcttgttgtgCCTGTTACCAACTTTCAATGTTAGGGTTTCACATCATTCATCAGTGAGAACCTAAAGTGAGCTTTTAACCTCCACATCATTAGTACTACTAGAAGTTGTGGAAGTGGTATAATGTTCTAATGTTGTTGCATAAACAACTAGTAGTTATCAAGTTGTAtcatttgttcttaatttcattttcaatttgCTCACATTTAATATCtttcattgtaaataaaacatacacaagttttcaataattatgaaaatattaaagatatctAATTAACAAAATCCAGAAAACTTTAAAAGTGGTTGCTACCTAATCGATCAAATTGATCAGACAGCATGGAGTTTGGAAGGATATTCTCTCTGATTTTCACATTTTAGTCAGGAAAACAAAAGtagaaagtgaaatttaaaactgaaatacgCCGAAACAAGTCAAACTCTCAAATTTTTGCCAAAATAACGAACTAGCTAAGGTTaactactgaaaaataaaactaacttgaaACTCTGGTTGTGACTCGTCATCCTCTATAGTTTATACCTCctatttatatcaaaaatatcatAACATCAAAACTTAAGCTTTGCCACAGACTTACTTGTCTAGTAATTTGGCGTAATAACccaaaattctgaaaaatttcaaacataataaaatattaaccacaAATCAAAATCTCCTAACCCCTACGGTCTTCTCACGACTCTTGGCACGCTCTCTCTGGCAATGACTAATAAATTTTATTCGTTTCTGTCAATAACCGGAGacctaatatttatttataattactaaatatttcaatcttgttgataaaattagaaataacagcTTGTTGATGGAGCAGATGATAAAATACTTAATTATATATACTCTACTATACTGGTCACCAGTTTCAATTCAATAGagattattgaaaattattattagattaatgattgagaaaatgtttaaaataagttctaaattactaaatacaaataaaaacgtCATTAAAACTGGCTTTTATAGGTAATATTCTTTCATATAATCCTGCATCAAATTACTGTTTAGTTACTGTCAATCACATGAGATTCGAGCCCCTAATTTACATTTACTACTGAACCACCATGGGACAAACCAATGTCAAATTAGAGCACTATCTGTGTTTGTGCTGAAGTCAAATTTATATCCGTTACTTTTAAACAAAGCCGTTTCAAGCAACTGGGGCActctaatttcttttctttttcttggtTACTCCCAGGGATTTCAAAAGATAAATATAAGAGAAAATTTCCTAAATAAGggataaaatatgcattttttataAAGTATCTGTAAATCGTttaaataacacagtaaaatctTAGAGTTTCCAAGTAATAGGAAAACCAGGGGAAGCCTAATAAACTAGCCGTGGCTAACCTAAAGAGTGATGAACCTGTTGAGTGACGAAacttgatctttttttttttaattaagttaccAGATGAAGTGTTCAAAGAGCCAACATAAAATGTATCCATCTAAGAGTATAATGCCACGAAATCCCTGATGAAGAAGTTATAAAAGAGTATAGTAAGGTTTTGATTACTGTAAGAGAcgtttataaatacttttctgAAGTAATGACCCGTAACTGCTCGGTAGATATCGATATGACAAAACCTGCCCAAAACTTTATTTAAGTATGTCAGCGTAGAAGACAAATAGGGAGTCATCCCAGggaaattataaacatatttctttctttattcattcagttGCTTTAAACTTTACTCCTCTGTAGAAATTTCTGTAGATGCCTGTAGTGGAAGGCAATGGTTCGTTTATGTAAAAGATACTAGATGGCTGGACATCTTGCTACTGAATGCAAAGTGCCAATCTCCTGTTCATGTGATTGTACCAACTGCAAATCTGCAAATTGTACCACTGGCTGTAAGAAGTATAAAGGTAAGTATATCTTTCGCTCCTggagtacaaaatattttgaaatagcgGAAGCCATTCCCCAGGTACCCGATACCCCGAAGAAAAGTAAAAGTAAGTGACAAAAGCCAAATAATTGCTAACAATGATAGTCCTTAGGTGGTACCAGAAAAACTTGTTAGGATAATTAGTGAAGATAATTTAAGGAAAGTtaaagaaggaaagaaaaagtGAATGAATCAGAAAGCAAAAACTAGTAACTGATGAAAAGGAAATCACAGTGACTCTAACATGTCGGAAAATGAATCTTCGAAAACAGACTTAAAGATAAGCGACTATTCGTCATTCAAAGAGAGCGGCCCTCccacttagaaaaaaaaaaacacgtgaaaTCACCTTCTTGAACTTCATACAcgacaacaaaaatataaaaaagaagaaatcatCCCAACAACTACCCATAGGGTTCGTAATACTTCCTAATAGCAAGTTTCCTTGTTCCACAAAAGATAGTCGATTGAGTGTTACACAGATTATTGCCTAAACGGATTTTAGTATCCTAATTACTAATAAAAAAAGTTCCAGAAGAGAAACAAACCAGaatttttttagtaaattatattaaaagacaTAGCATTGACATCCTACTTTTCCAAGAAATTCATTTTCACTGTCAGGAAGACATCAGAACCTTTAATAAACCTTACTGGAGTCTCAGATACTCCAACAGAGCTGCACCAGGTATAATTATCTAACCTAAGTTTGCAAGAATAGGTAAATCATTTAGGAATGGTGAGCATCGACATCTACCCTCATTAAACACGGAAGTATACAACAGAATAATCAAAACAGTTAACATATACGCTCCTGAAAAAGATTTTCTTAGAAGACAGTTTACCCGAGTTCTAGAATACTCTTTTCTGCATCTGTGTTATTACCATAGGTGaagatttcagttttgttttaagttccCTCTTAGATAAAATGAATGGCAATACTAACAAATACGATCtagatttaacatatttgaaACTCTTTTGTGAGATAACAACAAATGTAGTGGGTATTTCAAAGTAAATGTTCCCAAGAGAAAGTTAGCCTGCTGAAGAGTAAATGATTATTTGTATAagaagaacaaagaaataaacttttcagATACTTTGTTGAAATTGATTTTAAACTATAAGCATAACTTGTTTGAACTTAAGCATAAAATAACTCTATGGGCTATCTGTATGTTGTTcacagcgggtatcgaaaccaggtttatcGCGTTATTGGTTCGCAgtcataccactgtgccactgggggaggggttgtaaaaataaaaaaaactttgccTTGTTCTTTAATTCTTCTATAATTAGGCTAGTATAACTGTTTTGTATTCAAATATAAGTTTTATAGCAACAATTGTAAGATGGAAACTTTTATAGAAGACTGTACTTAAATCACAAAATATCCGTTTTTGAGTAGCTTAAAGAAAAGTTCCATAACCGTGATTAATCTTCGTCTACGTGAAGAATACTTTTCTCTAACTGTTGTCGGTGTACGTGACCTAGAGCACTGCCAACTAATCTAGTAAATGCTCTACAAagcttacaataaaatatttttatgtaatatattctgTGAATAAAAGTCCAATGTATaatagaagaaagaaagaaaaaaatcttaagcTTAGATCACGTGAATTTAAAGGCGTATCCCATCATTCTGTTGGGAGAAATACAAATTACGAAGTTTGTacagttataatttaaattttgaggGTACAGTAtcagttaatataaattattacatatatgtGTAATCAGAATGTAATCTTAAGAGTAAGGTATTTTGGTAATTAACATGAAAGCCAACAAATTTGGAACCTTTTCACTTGCAAGACAATGCATTAAGTTTGTGATTTATCCTTCACTCTCTCATTCTCCGGAAGTAGCACGAGGTTACAGTTACGCTATTTTGACTTATCGTGCTGCTTATATAAATAGCTCAGTATAGGCACGTGATTTGATCAACAGAAATGTCGAAAGTTACAGAAAGACCTGATGTGCTTCGGATGTTAACCGATTTCATGTTTAATTCGGTAACAAATGTAACTAATGACATAGTATCATCAACAACTCATTCAGCAGTCGACAGAACTCAGTCGATGGAAAATTATACAGAGTCCAATTTTTTGCCACCTAATTCTATTGGAGTGTGTGCAAATGGATGGCTTCCTCCTAACCATTTACTTTTCCAGTTGGCCAACACTTTCCTTTTCTTATCTTACATGGCACCAACAGGAATTCATGGGTTACTGTACCTCAGAGCTACGTTGATGTtagcttgtttatttttcagtttgtggGCTTGGCTTATCTTGTGTGCTTTTGATACGTTTTTATGGAATGCTATATTTACTGTTCTTAATTTGGTACATGTATGTATCATCCTTTACATGCTCCGCCCTGTGAGATTTACTCATGAGATTGAACTGTTGTACCAGGATCTTTTTAAACCACTTCATACCTCTCGTCGTCAATTTCAGAAAGCCTTAGCATGCATGAAAGAGATACAGACATTAAAAGCAAAGGAACAATATTGCTTGGAAAATGTAACTCATGTAGATAGACTGTCTTTAGTTTTGTCTGGCAGGTAAGTTagaaatattttggttttcacgttatttgttaaaactaaaacattgtttaatctcatcttttttggtttttgtttgttagttaatCTCACAAGTGCAAAGGACAGCTACTCATTAAAATGAAGGTGATTTTAAATGTAggctaatgttttatatatatatatatatatatatatagaactatTTGTTCTCGTCTGCTCAAGTGAAATTGTCAGGTGCTCAGAAAGTGAAGTTTTTGAAGGCACAGCATAACATTatgaataaaaagtaaacattcaAATCCACACTTTATATCATTTAGGTAGTCACAACTGATTCAGTTTTTTAAACTCTTGTAAAGCATTGCCTTTTACTTACTGtcagtattaatttattacataaaccaatcatatagttagaaaaataaattgttttaactgtAGCTAGAGGATGTCTGTAACAAATCTTAAACATGTTATCAGAATAAGGCACAATGAAACTGGAGGCAAAATTTTAACCTATTAGTAGCCAAGATAATAAAGTTACTTAATAATATTATCTTATTTAATGCTACCATGAAGTGAAAtagtgtttaatacatatataagaacaaattaaagtgtttttttgtgtattttta
Protein-coding regions in this window:
- the mRpS26 gene encoding mitochondrial ribosomal protein S26; translation: MTSHNQSFNYNSHKAASTIVKNILPKRNYLITKIPLSLDQIKVQVQFIRYKKRPIPARKKIWEPPAPSKYFRISPKPVIPLKEQEELKRLNDIYRTYFRALRNLAQDPLYALTILPSSLLDDLHWWLNKTYMSLGVLLLPLYPMCLYSQILTLAIDLFRVNMRKQLDLVLLLLKKMKEEVSEHSFLMEQNRLENERVAKIREERRKCDMAKFEDEFSQAQLSLSHLIQEERKKLDELVLKEKKMNSTYVTSQTLEAAIEDALDHPTTYDFAIDLKGIINRDDKKESSCV
- the LOC143258423 gene encoding popeye domain-containing protein 3-like isoform X3, which codes for MSKVTERPDVLRMLTDFMFNSVTNVTNDIVSSTTHSAVDRTQSMENYTESNFLPPNSIGVCANGWLPPNHLLFQLANTFLFLSYMAPTGIHGLLYLRATLMLACLFFSLWAWLILCAFDTFLWNAIFTVLNLVHVCIILYMLRPVRFTHEIELLYQDLFKPLHTSRRQFQKALACMKEIQTLKAKEQYCLENVTHVDRLSLVLSGRLIVSQGGHQLHIIDSHQFLDSPEWFGVTSDDCYQVTVTALEESRLIVWHRDKLKLSICGDTFLQAVFDNILGKDVVKKLMLITETSTNEISVCGGENPAETSRLLAPSKEVRTGMDVVLNRHLDSPATPTPYIWKFGKHVGDHLDTETTV
- the LOC143258423 gene encoding popeye domain-containing protein 3-like isoform X2, with amino-acid sequence MSKVTERPDVLRMLTDFMFNSVTNVTNDIVSSTTHSAVDRTQSMENYTESNFLPPNSIGVCANGWLPPNHLLFQLANTFLFLSYMAPTGIHGLLYLRATLMLACLFFSLWAWLILCAFDTFLWNAIFTVLNLVHVCIILYMLRPVRFTHEIELLYQDLFKPLHTSRRQFQKALACMKEIQTLKAKEQYCLENVTHVDRLSLVLSGRLIVSQGGHQLHIIDSHQFLDSPEWFGVTSDDCYQVTVTALEESRLIVWHRDKLKLSICGDTFLQAVFDNILGKDVVKKLMLITETSTNEISVCGGENPAETSRLLAPSKEVRTGMDVVLNRHLDSPEHCFPKCDTCISGGTHIGMIMQNLQ
- the LOC143258423 gene encoding popeye domain-containing protein 3-like isoform X1, coding for MSKVTERPDVLRMLTDFMFNSVTNVTNDIVSSTTHSAVDRTQSMENYTESNFLPPNSIGVCANGWLPPNHLLFQLANTFLFLSYMAPTGIHGLLYLRATLMLACLFFSLWAWLILCAFDTFLWNAIFTVLNLVHVCIILYMLRPVRFTHEIELLYQDLFKPLHTSRRQFQKALACMKEIQTLKAKEQYCLENVTHVDRLSLVLSGRLIVSQGGHQLHIIDSHQFLDSPEWFGVTSDDCYQVTVTALEESRLIVWHRDKLKLSICGDTFLQAVFDNILGKDVVKKLMLITETSTNEISVCGGENPAETSRLLAPSKEVRTGMDVVLNRHLDSPGGHIFNIKTAWLCHFSLHQALQEEKIFLSAKEEQKNSFDI
- the LOC143258423 gene encoding popeye domain-containing protein 3-like isoform X4, translated to MSKVTERPDVLRMLTDFMFNSVTNVTNDIVSSTTHSAVDRTQSMENYTESNFLPPNSIGVCANGWLPPNHLLFQLANTFLFLSYMAPTGIHGLLYLRATLMLACLFFSLWAWLILCAFDTFLWNAIFTVLNLVHVCIILYMLRPVRFTHEIELLYQDLFKPLHTSRRQFQKALACMKEIQTLKAKEQYCLENVTHVDRLSLVLSGRLIVSQGGHQLHIIDSHQFLDSPEWFGVTSDDCYQVTVTALEESRLIVWHRDKLKLSICGDTFLQAVFDNILGKDVVKKLMLITETSTNEISVCGGENPAETSRLLAPSKEVRTGMDVVLNRHLDSPDIQAALCHKTSNQPTN